A genome region from Candidatus Abyssobacteria bacterium SURF_5 includes the following:
- a CDS encoding right-handed parallel beta-helix repeat-containing protein, producing MRWDSRRKVFLIVLVFIFVFGPRRGLAAEPGAVAIASAPASAVYVPDDFPTIQAALNAVTDIYVIVRDGIYTGAENKNLDFQGKPIKLVSENGAANCIIDCQGDGRGFYFHSGEGADSAVSGFTIRNGMDGETSEGGGIFCERGASPTITNCTITACAANFGGAISCRDSSPIISACTLTANEAMYGGGIYSTNSSPLISGCTIETNSAEEGGGVFLIRGAPIIAETILRNNLADNGGGIVTDVDCTPTFWNCLIENNAALWWGGGFFCSSSFVNISNCTVRNNTAGWGGGGFHSYQSHNNVTNSIFWGNSALLGNEIALQSYDSTAFESSDVEGGKAAAYVEPEASLYWLESNISADPMFSQGPLGSSYLSQTDAGQASDSPCVDAGNDEALLLGLQMLTTRSDQLDATGVGDAGIVDMGYHYPIVEVTGLQEISLISPADGAALSAPPLFVWTPDGGTRDAFAIEVSTSAAFTSYYSTYENLSQILTETQWAMPSFLWSKVPAGVPLYWRVRGIDLDSAERPIVTSNEIWSFQKN from the coding sequence ATGAGATGGGATAGCAGGCGCAAGGTCTTCCTAATCGTTCTTGTTTTCATCTTTGTTTTCGGCCCAAGAAGAGGTTTGGCGGCTGAGCCGGGCGCGGTTGCGATCGCATCAGCCCCCGCATCCGCGGTGTATGTTCCGGACGATTTTCCCACGATACAGGCGGCTCTCAACGCGGTCACCGATATTTATGTGATCGTGCGAGACGGCATCTATACGGGAGCGGAGAACAAGAACCTCGATTTTCAGGGGAAACCAATCAAGCTTGTTTCTGAGAATGGCGCGGCCAATTGCATCATCGATTGTCAGGGAGACGGAAGGGGATTCTATTTTCATTCCGGTGAAGGCGCAGATTCGGCAGTTAGCGGATTCACGATCAGGAACGGTATGGACGGCGAGACTTCAGAGGGTGGAGGCATTTTCTGTGAGCGCGGAGCCTCCCCCACGATTACGAACTGCACCATTACCGCCTGCGCAGCGAATTTCGGTGGAGCGATCAGTTGCAGGGATTCGTCTCCCATCATTTCAGCCTGCACGTTGACAGCAAATGAAGCCATGTATGGAGGCGGCATATACTCGACGAATTCTTCTCCGTTGATCAGTGGATGCACGATTGAAACAAATTCGGCAGAGGAGGGCGGAGGCGTCTTCCTTATTCGAGGCGCTCCAATAATAGCGGAGACGATTCTCCGGAATAATTTAGCGGATAACGGCGGCGGAATTGTCACTGATGTGGACTGCACTCCCACATTTTGGAATTGCCTCATAGAGAATAATGCCGCCTTATGGTGGGGCGGCGGCTTTTTTTGTTCTTCATCCTTCGTCAACATATCCAATTGCACCGTACGGAATAATACAGCCGGCTGGGGCGGCGGCGGATTTCACAGCTATCAATCCCATAATAACGTAACGAACAGCATTTTCTGGGGGAATTCCGCGCTGCTCGGGAACGAAATTGCGCTGCAGTCCTACGATTCGACCGCGTTTGAGAGCAGCGACGTAGAGGGAGGCAAAGCGGCGGCTTATGTTGAACCGGAGGCGAGTCTGTACTGGCTTGAAAGCAATATCAGTGCGGATCCGATGTTCAGCCAGGGCCCGCTCGGCTCGTCTTATCTTAGCCAGACAGATGCCGGCCAGGCATCGGACAGCCCGTGCGTGGACGCGGGAAACGACGAGGCTTTGCTTTTGGGCCTGCAGATGCTAACCACTCGCAGCGATCAATTGGATGCGACCGGAGTGGGAGACGCGGGCATCGTGGATATGGGTTACCATTATCCGATAGTGGAAGTGACCGGCCTGCAGGAAATCTCGTTGATTTCACCGGCCGACGGCGCCGCTCTTTCGGCGCCCCCGCTGTTTGTCTGGACGCCCGACGGCGGGACGAGAGACGCGTTCGCCATTGAAGTGAGCACGAGCGCCGCTTTCACAAGCTACTATTCGACGTATGAGAATTTATCTCAGATTCTGACCGAGACTCAATGGGCGATGCCGTCGTTCCTGTGGAGCAAGGTTCCCGCGGGAGTTCCCTTGTATTGGCGGGTTCGTGGGATCGACCTGGACTCGGCGGAGCGGCCGATCGTTACCAGCAATGAGATTTGGTCGTTTCAGAAGAATTGA